A single Glycine soja cultivar W05 chromosome 14, ASM419377v2, whole genome shotgun sequence DNA region contains:
- the LOC114384755 gene encoding pleiotropic drug resistance protein 1-like isoform X1, translated as MEGRNISRVDSARASGSNIWRNNNMDVFSTSEREDDEDALKWAAIERLPTYLRIQRSILNNEDGKGREVDIKQLGLTERKILLERLVKIAEEDNERFLLKLRERMDRVGLDIPTIEVRFEHINVEAQVYVGGRALPSMLNFFANVLEDLFFLPKGFLNYLHIIPSPKKPLRILQNISGIIKPRRMTLLLGPPGSGKTTLLLALAGKLGKDLKHSGRVTYNGHELEEFVPQRTSAYISQYDNHIGEMTVRETLAFSARCQGVGQNYEILAELLRREKQAKIKPDPDIDSYMKAAALGRQRTSVVTDYILKILGLEVCADIMVGDGMIRGISGGQKKRVTTGEMLVGPIKVLFMDEISTGLDSSTTFQIINSIRQSIHILNGTALVSLLQPAPETYELFDDIILLTDGQIVYQGPRENVLEFFESMGFKCPERKGVADFLQEVTSKKDQWQYWVRKDEPYSFVTVKDFAEAFQLFHIGQNLGEELASPFDRSKSHPNVLTTKKYGVNKKELLRACASREFLLMKRNSFVYIFKVTQLIYLAIITTTLFLRTKMHRDTVEDGGAYMGALFFAVTVAMFNGISELNMAIMKLPVFYKQRDLLFYPAWAYSLPPWILKIPITLIEVAIWEGISYYAIGFDPSLVRLLKQYLIILCINQMASSLFRLMAAFGRDVIVANTAGSFALLIVLVLGGFVISRENVHKWFLWGYWSSPLMYGQNAIAVNEFLGHSWRKVTPNSNETLGVLILKTRGFFPEAYWYWIGVGALIGYVFLYNFLFTLALQYLSPFRKDQASGLSQEKLLERNASTAEELIQLPKGNSSSETNIVEEANIPSRSFSGRISDDKASGSGRRGMVLPFQPLSLTFDEMKYSVDMPQEMKKQGVFEERLELLKGVSGVFRPGVLTALMGVSGAGKTTLMDVLAGRKTGGYIEGSITISGYPKRQETFARISGYCEQFDIHSPNVTVYESLLYSAWLRLPREVDRATRKMFIEEVMELVELNSIREALVGLPGENGLSTEQRKRLTIAVELVANPSIIFMDEPTSGLDARAAAIVMRTVRNTVNTGRTVVCTIHQPSIDIFDAFDELLLLKLGGEQIYAGPLGRHCSHLIQYFEAIQGVPKIKEGYNPATWMLEVTSAGTEASIKVNFTNVYRNSELYGRNKQLIQELSIPPQGSRDLHFDSQYSQTLVTQCKACLWKQHLSYWRNTSYTAVRLLFTMLIALLFGIIFWDIGLKRSKEQDLFNAMGSMYAAVTFIGVQNGASVQPIIAVERTVFYRERAAGMYSALPYALAQVIIELPHILVQALMYGIIVYAMMGFDWTTSKFLWYLFFMYFTFLYYTFYGMMTMAITPNAHVAAILSSAFYAIWSLFSGFVIPLSRIPIWWKWYYWICPVAWTLNGLVASQYGDNRDKLENGQRVEEFVKSYFGFEHDFLGVVASVVAGFSLLFAFIFAFGIKVLNFQKR; from the exons ATGGAGGGCAGAAACATATCCAGGGTTGATAGTGCAAGAGCCAGTGGTTCTAACATATGGAGGAACAACAACATGGATGTTTTCTCTACATCAGAACGCGAAGATGATGAAGACGCTCTCAAATGGGCAGCCATAGAGCGACTCCCGACGTATCTTCGCATTCAGAGAAGCATACTCAACAATGAAGATGGGAAAGGGAGAGAGGTTGACATCAAGCAACTAGGCCTCACAGAGAGAAAGATTCTTCTGGAGAGGCTTGTGAAGATAGCAGAAGAAGATAATGAAAGGTTCTTGCTGAAACTCAGGGAAAGAATGGACAG AGTTGGGCTTGATATTCCAACAATTGAAGTTAGATTTGAGCATATAAATGTGGAAGCACAAGTTTATGTTGGAGGAAGAGCATTGCCTTCAATGCTGAACTTTTTTGCTAATGTACTAGAG GATCTCTTCTTCTTGCCAAAGGGGTTCTTAAATTATCTTCACATAATTCCAAGTCCAAAGAAACCGTTACGTATACTTCAGAATATCAGTGGAATCATAAAGCCTCGAAG AATGACATTGCTTTTGGGGCCACCCGGTTCTGGAAAGACCACTTTGCTGTTAGCATTGGCTGGAAAACTTGGTAAAGATTTGAAA CATTCTGGGAGAGTAACATACAATGGGCATGAGCTTGAAGAGTTTGTGCCACAAAGGACTTCAGCTTATATAAGTCAATATGATAACCACATTGGAGAAATGACTGTGAGAGAAACTCTGGCTTTCTCAGCTAGATGTCAAGGGGTTGGACAAAACTATG AGATTTTGGCTGAGCTACTGAGAAGAGAGAAGCAAGCAAAGATTAAGCCGGATCCTGATATTGATTCCTATATGAAG GCTGCAGCCCTAGGAAGACAGCGGACCAGCGTGGTCACCGATTATATTCTCAAG atTTTGGGACTTGAAGTGTGTGCTGACATTATGGTAGGAGATGGAATGATAAGAGGTATCTCAGGAGGGCAGAAAAAGAGAGTCACTACAg GGGAGATGCTGGTTGGACCTATAAAGGTGTTATTCATGGATGAGATATCAACTGGTTTGGACAGTTCcacaacttttcaaataatCAATTCTATCCGGCAATCCATCCATATTCTGAATGGAACTGCACTTGTGTCTCTGCTACAGCCAGCACCAGAAACTTATGAACTATTTGATGATATAATACTATTAACGGATGGCCAAATTGTGTACCAAGGGCCAAGAGAAAATGTGCTAGAGTTTTTCGAATCAATGGGTTTCAAGTGTCCTGAAAGAAAAGGAGTTGCTGACTTCTTGCAAGAA GTGACATCAAAAAAGGATCAATGGCAATATTGGGTGCGTAAAGATGAACCTTATAGTTTTGTCACTGTCAAGGATTTTGCTGAAGCATTCCAGTTATTTCACATAGGTCAAAATCTTGGAGAGGAGCTAGCCAGTCCATTTGACAGGTCTAAAAGCCATCCAAATGTATTGACCACAAAGAAGTATGGTGTTAACAAAAAGGAGCTGCTGAGGGCTTGTGCTAGCAGggaatttttgcttatgaagaGAAATTCATTTGTCTACATATTCAAAGTCACACAA CTCATCTATTTAGCTATCATCACAACAACATTATTTCTACGAACTAAGATGCATCGCGATACGGTGGAGGACGGAGGAGCTTACATGGGTGCCCTTTTCTTTGCAGTCACCGTTGCGATGTTCAATGGAATATCAGAGCTAAATATGGCTATCATGAAACTTCCTgtcttttacaagcaaagggACCTTCTTTTCTATCCTGCATGGGCTTATTCTCTTCCCCCATGGATTCTCAAAATACCAATTACCCTCATAGAAGTAGCTATTTGGGAAGGCATCTCTTACTATGCCATTGGCTTTGATCCTAGTTTGGTGAG GCTTTTAAAACAGTACCTGATAATCCTTTGCATTAACCAGATGGCATCTTCGCTATTTCGATTGATGGCAGCATTTGGAAGGGATGTTATAGTTGCAAACACTGCTGGAAGTTTTGCATTACTTATAGTTCTGGTTTTGGGAGGATTTGTGATTTCCCGAG AGAATGTGCACAAATGGTTTCTGTGGGGTTACTGGTCCTCACCACTGATGTATGGACAGAATGCTATAGCTGTGAATGAATTTCTTGGTCATAGTTGGAGAAAG GTTACACCTAATTCCAATGAAACACTGGGAGTTTTGATACTGAAAACTCGAGGATTTTTCCCAGAAGCTTATTGGTATTGGATTGGAGTGGGAGCATTAATTGGTTatgtatttttgtataatttcctGTTCACCTTGGCATTGCAATATCTAAGTC CATTCAGAAAGGATCAAGCATCAGGGCTATCCCAAGAGAAATTGCTTGAGAGAAATGCTTCAACAGCTGAAGAGTTGATTCAATTACCAAAGGGAAACAGCTCTTCTG AAACAAATATTGTAGAAGAAGCAAACATACCATCCAGATCTTTTTCTGGAAGAATTAGTGATGATAAAGCTAGCGGAAGTGGAAGGAGGGGTATGGTTCTTCCTTTTCAACCTCTATCTCTCACATTTGATGAGATGAAATATTCTGTAGACATGCCACAG GAAATGAAAAAGCAAGGAGTTTTTGAGGAACGTCTAGAACTTTTGAAGGGTGTTAGTGGTGTCTTTAGGCCCGGAGTACTAACAGCTCTGATGGGGGTAAGTGGTGCCGGTAAGACTACATTAATGGATGTTTTAGCTGGAAGGAAAACTGGTGGATACATTGAAGGAAGTATCACAATATCTGGGTACCCAAAGAGGCAAGAAACATTTGCTCGTATCTCAGGATATTGCGAACAATTTGATATCCACTCACCTAATGTTACAGTTTATGAATCTTTATTATATTCTGCATGGCTTCGGTTACCCCGTGAAGTTGATCGTGCAACTAGAAAG ATGTTCATTGAGGAAGTTATGGAGCTAGTAGAGCTTAACTCAATAAGAGAAGCGCTTGTTGGATTGCCAGGAGAAAATGGACTTTCAACCGAGCAGCGCAAGAGGCTTACAATTGCAGTTGAACTAGTAGCCAACCCTTCAATAATATTCATGGATGAGCCAACCTCTGGCCTGGATGCTAGAGCAGCTGCAATTGTAATGAGAACCGTGAGGAACACTGTGAACACGGGACGAACCGTGGTTTGCACCATCCACCAGCCAAGTATTGATATATTTGATGCCTTTGATGAG CTGTTACTTTTGAAGTTGGGAGGGGAGCAAATATATGCTGGTCCATTAGGCCGCCACTGTTCCCATCTGATTCAGTACTTTGAG GCTATTCAAGGAGTTCCTAAGATCAAAGAAGGTTATAATCCTGCAACCTGGATGTTGGAAGTTACATCAGCAGGCACAGAAGCATCTATTAAGGTCAACTTCACCAATGTGTACAGAAACTCAGAACTATACGG GAGAAACAAACAATTGATCCAAGAGCTTAGTATACCTCCTCAAGGCTCAAGGGATCTACACTTTGATAGTCAGTATTCACAGACTTTGGTGACACAATGTAAAGCTTGTCTATGGAAACAGCATTTATCATACTGGAGGAACACATCATATACAGCAGTTAGACTCCTATTTACAATGCTAATAGCATTATTATTTGGGATCATATTTTGGGACATTGGCCTGAAAAG GAGTAAAGAGCAAGATCTTTTCAATGCTATGGGTTCAATGTATGCTGCAGTTACCTTCATTGGAGTGCAAAATGGTGCCTCGGTGCAGCCTATAATAGCGGTAGAGAGAACGGTCTTCTACAGAGAGAGAGCGGCTGGAATGTATTCAGCTTTGCCATATGCACTTGCACAG GTTATTATTGAACTTCCCCACATCTTGGTTCAGGCCCTTATGTATGGAATTATCGTATATGCCATGATGGGATTCGATTGGACCACATCAAAGTTCTTGTGGTATCTTTTCTTCATGTACTTCACTTTCTTATACTACACCTTTTATGGTATGATGACCATGGCCATTACCCCCAACGCACACGTTGCTGCCATATTGTCCAGTGCATTCTATGCAATATGGAGCCTTTTCTCAGGCTTCGTTATTCCCTTGTCT AGAATACCTATATGGTGGAAGTGGTACTATTGGATCTGCCCTGTGGCGTGGACCTTGAATGGATTGGTGGCTTCCCAATATGGAGACAACAGGGACAAACTTGAGAATGGTCAAAGGGTTGAAGAATTTGTGAAGAGTTATTTTGGGTTTGAACATGATTTTCTAGGGGTAGTGGCATCTGTGGTGGCTGGCTTCTCACTattgtttgctttcatcttcgCCTTTGGAATCAAAGTACTCAACTTCCAAAAACGATGA
- the LOC114384755 gene encoding ABC transporter G family member 39-like isoform X5 — protein sequence MEGRNISRVDSARASGSNIWRNNNMDVFSTSEREDDEDALKWAAIERLPTYLRIQRSILNNEDGKGREVDIKQLGLTERKILLERLVKIAEEDNERFLLKLRERMDRVGLDIPTIEVRFEHINVEAQVYVGGRALPSMLNFFANVLEDLFFLPKGFLNYLHIIPSPKKPLRILQNISGIIKPRRMTLLLGPPGSGKTTLLLALAGKLGKDLKHSGRVTYNGHELEEFVPQRTSAYISQYDNHIGEMTVRETLAFSARCQGVGQNYEILAELLRREKQAKIKPDPDIDSYMKAAALGRQRTSVVTDYILKILGLEVCADIMVGDGMIRGISGGQKKRVTTGQNLGEELASPFDRSKSHPNVLTTKKYGVNKKELLRACASREFLLMKRNSFVYIFKVTQLIYLAIITTTLFLRTKMHRDTVEDGGAYMGALFFAVTVAMFNGISELNMAIMKLPVFYKQRDLLFYPAWAYSLPPWILKIPITLIEVAIWEGISYYAIGFDPSLVRLLKQYLIILCINQMASSLFRLMAAFGRDVIVANTAGSFALLIVLVLGGFVISRENVHKWFLWGYWSSPLMYGQNAIAVNEFLGHSWRKVTPNSNETLGVLILKTRGFFPEAYWYWIGVGALIGYVFLYNFLFTLALQYLSPFRKDQASGLSQEKLLERNASTAEELIQLPKGNSSSETNIVEEANIPSRSFSGRISDDKASGSGRRGMVLPFQPLSLTFDEMKYSVDMPQEMKKQGVFEERLELLKGVSGVFRPGVLTALMGVSGAGKTTLMDVLAGRKTGGYIEGSITISGYPKRQETFARISGYCEQFDIHSPNVTVYESLLYSAWLRLPREVDRATRKMFIEEVMELVELNSIREALVGLPGENGLSTEQRKRLTIAVELVANPSIIFMDEPTSGLDARAAAIVMRTVRNTVNTGRTVVCTIHQPSIDIFDAFDELLLLKLGGEQIYAGPLGRHCSHLIQYFEAIQGVPKIKEGYNPATWMLEVTSAGTEASIKVNFTNVYRNSELYGRNKQLIQELSIPPQGSRDLHFDSQYSQTLVTQCKACLWKQHLSYWRNTSYTAVRLLFTMLIALLFGIIFWDIGLKRSKEQDLFNAMGSMYAAVTFIGVQNGASVQPIIAVERTVFYRERAAGMYSALPYALAQVIIELPHILVQALMYGIIVYAMMGFDWTTSKFLWYLFFMYFTFLYYTFYGMMTMAITPNAHVAAILSSAFYAIWSLFSGFVIPLSRIPIWWKWYYWICPVAWTLNGLVASQYGDNRDKLENGQRVEEFVKSYFGFEHDFLGVVASVVAGFSLLFAFIFAFGIKVLNFQKR from the exons ATGGAGGGCAGAAACATATCCAGGGTTGATAGTGCAAGAGCCAGTGGTTCTAACATATGGAGGAACAACAACATGGATGTTTTCTCTACATCAGAACGCGAAGATGATGAAGACGCTCTCAAATGGGCAGCCATAGAGCGACTCCCGACGTATCTTCGCATTCAGAGAAGCATACTCAACAATGAAGATGGGAAAGGGAGAGAGGTTGACATCAAGCAACTAGGCCTCACAGAGAGAAAGATTCTTCTGGAGAGGCTTGTGAAGATAGCAGAAGAAGATAATGAAAGGTTCTTGCTGAAACTCAGGGAAAGAATGGACAG AGTTGGGCTTGATATTCCAACAATTGAAGTTAGATTTGAGCATATAAATGTGGAAGCACAAGTTTATGTTGGAGGAAGAGCATTGCCTTCAATGCTGAACTTTTTTGCTAATGTACTAGAG GATCTCTTCTTCTTGCCAAAGGGGTTCTTAAATTATCTTCACATAATTCCAAGTCCAAAGAAACCGTTACGTATACTTCAGAATATCAGTGGAATCATAAAGCCTCGAAG AATGACATTGCTTTTGGGGCCACCCGGTTCTGGAAAGACCACTTTGCTGTTAGCATTGGCTGGAAAACTTGGTAAAGATTTGAAA CATTCTGGGAGAGTAACATACAATGGGCATGAGCTTGAAGAGTTTGTGCCACAAAGGACTTCAGCTTATATAAGTCAATATGATAACCACATTGGAGAAATGACTGTGAGAGAAACTCTGGCTTTCTCAGCTAGATGTCAAGGGGTTGGACAAAACTATG AGATTTTGGCTGAGCTACTGAGAAGAGAGAAGCAAGCAAAGATTAAGCCGGATCCTGATATTGATTCCTATATGAAG GCTGCAGCCCTAGGAAGACAGCGGACCAGCGTGGTCACCGATTATATTCTCAAG atTTTGGGACTTGAAGTGTGTGCTGACATTATGGTAGGAGATGGAATGATAAGAGGTATCTCAGGAGGGCAGAAAAAGAGAGTCACTACAg GTCAAAATCTTGGAGAGGAGCTAGCCAGTCCATTTGACAGGTCTAAAAGCCATCCAAATGTATTGACCACAAAGAAGTATGGTGTTAACAAAAAGGAGCTGCTGAGGGCTTGTGCTAGCAGggaatttttgcttatgaagaGAAATTCATTTGTCTACATATTCAAAGTCACACAA CTCATCTATTTAGCTATCATCACAACAACATTATTTCTACGAACTAAGATGCATCGCGATACGGTGGAGGACGGAGGAGCTTACATGGGTGCCCTTTTCTTTGCAGTCACCGTTGCGATGTTCAATGGAATATCAGAGCTAAATATGGCTATCATGAAACTTCCTgtcttttacaagcaaagggACCTTCTTTTCTATCCTGCATGGGCTTATTCTCTTCCCCCATGGATTCTCAAAATACCAATTACCCTCATAGAAGTAGCTATTTGGGAAGGCATCTCTTACTATGCCATTGGCTTTGATCCTAGTTTGGTGAG GCTTTTAAAACAGTACCTGATAATCCTTTGCATTAACCAGATGGCATCTTCGCTATTTCGATTGATGGCAGCATTTGGAAGGGATGTTATAGTTGCAAACACTGCTGGAAGTTTTGCATTACTTATAGTTCTGGTTTTGGGAGGATTTGTGATTTCCCGAG AGAATGTGCACAAATGGTTTCTGTGGGGTTACTGGTCCTCACCACTGATGTATGGACAGAATGCTATAGCTGTGAATGAATTTCTTGGTCATAGTTGGAGAAAG GTTACACCTAATTCCAATGAAACACTGGGAGTTTTGATACTGAAAACTCGAGGATTTTTCCCAGAAGCTTATTGGTATTGGATTGGAGTGGGAGCATTAATTGGTTatgtatttttgtataatttcctGTTCACCTTGGCATTGCAATATCTAAGTC CATTCAGAAAGGATCAAGCATCAGGGCTATCCCAAGAGAAATTGCTTGAGAGAAATGCTTCAACAGCTGAAGAGTTGATTCAATTACCAAAGGGAAACAGCTCTTCTG AAACAAATATTGTAGAAGAAGCAAACATACCATCCAGATCTTTTTCTGGAAGAATTAGTGATGATAAAGCTAGCGGAAGTGGAAGGAGGGGTATGGTTCTTCCTTTTCAACCTCTATCTCTCACATTTGATGAGATGAAATATTCTGTAGACATGCCACAG GAAATGAAAAAGCAAGGAGTTTTTGAGGAACGTCTAGAACTTTTGAAGGGTGTTAGTGGTGTCTTTAGGCCCGGAGTACTAACAGCTCTGATGGGGGTAAGTGGTGCCGGTAAGACTACATTAATGGATGTTTTAGCTGGAAGGAAAACTGGTGGATACATTGAAGGAAGTATCACAATATCTGGGTACCCAAAGAGGCAAGAAACATTTGCTCGTATCTCAGGATATTGCGAACAATTTGATATCCACTCACCTAATGTTACAGTTTATGAATCTTTATTATATTCTGCATGGCTTCGGTTACCCCGTGAAGTTGATCGTGCAACTAGAAAG ATGTTCATTGAGGAAGTTATGGAGCTAGTAGAGCTTAACTCAATAAGAGAAGCGCTTGTTGGATTGCCAGGAGAAAATGGACTTTCAACCGAGCAGCGCAAGAGGCTTACAATTGCAGTTGAACTAGTAGCCAACCCTTCAATAATATTCATGGATGAGCCAACCTCTGGCCTGGATGCTAGAGCAGCTGCAATTGTAATGAGAACCGTGAGGAACACTGTGAACACGGGACGAACCGTGGTTTGCACCATCCACCAGCCAAGTATTGATATATTTGATGCCTTTGATGAG CTGTTACTTTTGAAGTTGGGAGGGGAGCAAATATATGCTGGTCCATTAGGCCGCCACTGTTCCCATCTGATTCAGTACTTTGAG GCTATTCAAGGAGTTCCTAAGATCAAAGAAGGTTATAATCCTGCAACCTGGATGTTGGAAGTTACATCAGCAGGCACAGAAGCATCTATTAAGGTCAACTTCACCAATGTGTACAGAAACTCAGAACTATACGG GAGAAACAAACAATTGATCCAAGAGCTTAGTATACCTCCTCAAGGCTCAAGGGATCTACACTTTGATAGTCAGTATTCACAGACTTTGGTGACACAATGTAAAGCTTGTCTATGGAAACAGCATTTATCATACTGGAGGAACACATCATATACAGCAGTTAGACTCCTATTTACAATGCTAATAGCATTATTATTTGGGATCATATTTTGGGACATTGGCCTGAAAAG GAGTAAAGAGCAAGATCTTTTCAATGCTATGGGTTCAATGTATGCTGCAGTTACCTTCATTGGAGTGCAAAATGGTGCCTCGGTGCAGCCTATAATAGCGGTAGAGAGAACGGTCTTCTACAGAGAGAGAGCGGCTGGAATGTATTCAGCTTTGCCATATGCACTTGCACAG GTTATTATTGAACTTCCCCACATCTTGGTTCAGGCCCTTATGTATGGAATTATCGTATATGCCATGATGGGATTCGATTGGACCACATCAAAGTTCTTGTGGTATCTTTTCTTCATGTACTTCACTTTCTTATACTACACCTTTTATGGTATGATGACCATGGCCATTACCCCCAACGCACACGTTGCTGCCATATTGTCCAGTGCATTCTATGCAATATGGAGCCTTTTCTCAGGCTTCGTTATTCCCTTGTCT AGAATACCTATATGGTGGAAGTGGTACTATTGGATCTGCCCTGTGGCGTGGACCTTGAATGGATTGGTGGCTTCCCAATATGGAGACAACAGGGACAAACTTGAGAATGGTCAAAGGGTTGAAGAATTTGTGAAGAGTTATTTTGGGTTTGAACATGATTTTCTAGGGGTAGTGGCATCTGTGGTGGCTGGCTTCTCACTattgtttgctttcatcttcgCCTTTGGAATCAAAGTACTCAACTTCCAAAAACGATGA